The following proteins are encoded in a genomic region of Prosthecobacter sp. SYSU 5D2:
- the ftsA gene encoding cell division protein FtsA, which yields MAKTTIYAGLEIGTSKICVVVGEAKRDGTIKILGVGTAPSRGVRKGEIVDFDTVHTCLNDALVRAEDYSDVMIRNVFLGVSGGHIESINNRGCYRLPADQSEITEDDVEEVKEIARNVPAPQDSISMHSVTRQYIVDGVEAVRQPIGRQARLLEADYHIVHGSLPRIQNSIKCVKEVPLEVEDVVFNGIAAAQVVLNREAKREGSLMIDLGGGTADFVLYKDGMLTISGCIPLGGDHISQDIAMALQIPHGRAEALKVTEGSCEYEDVPAGEMVRVEDDTGYVLGEVERAFLNEVIYLRVREILEQVHHRCEGHVGQLAAGVYLTGGTSLLKGIDVVAREVFGMKVTRAGSAPVSGVTATFENPQFSAPIGLIRYAQILDQEKPFLSPLKRLAHRMADLLSVAI from the coding sequence ATGGCGAAGACCACCATCTATGCAGGCCTGGAAATCGGCACCAGCAAGATCTGCGTCGTCGTGGGTGAGGCGAAGCGCGACGGCACCATCAAAATCCTGGGTGTCGGAACAGCTCCCTCACGCGGCGTGCGCAAAGGCGAGATCGTGGACTTTGACACCGTCCACACCTGTTTGAATGACGCCCTGGTGCGTGCCGAAGACTACAGTGATGTGATGATCCGCAATGTCTTCCTGGGAGTCAGCGGCGGCCACATTGAGAGCATCAACAACCGGGGTTGCTATCGCCTGCCGGCGGACCAGTCCGAGATCACTGAGGATGATGTGGAAGAGGTGAAGGAGATCGCCCGGAATGTGCCTGCACCGCAGGACAGTATCTCCATGCACAGCGTGACCCGGCAGTATATTGTGGACGGGGTGGAGGCAGTGCGCCAGCCCATCGGCCGCCAGGCAAGGCTGCTGGAGGCAGACTACCACATTGTGCACGGCAGCCTTCCTCGTATCCAAAACTCCATCAAGTGCGTGAAGGAAGTGCCGCTGGAGGTGGAAGATGTCGTCTTTAATGGCATCGCGGCAGCGCAGGTGGTGCTAAACCGTGAGGCCAAGCGTGAAGGCTCCCTGATGATTGATCTGGGCGGCGGCACAGCAGATTTTGTACTCTATAAAGATGGCATGCTGACGATCTCCGGCTGCATTCCACTGGGTGGGGACCACATCAGCCAGGACATCGCCATGGCTTTGCAGATCCCGCATGGACGCGCGGAAGCGCTGAAAGTGACCGAGGGAAGCTGCGAGTACGAAGACGTGCCTGCAGGTGAGATGGTGAGGGTGGAGGATGATACCGGCTACGTTTTGGGAGAGGTGGAGCGGGCGTTTTTGAACGAGGTCATCTACCTGCGGGTGCGGGAAATCCTGGAGCAGGTGCATCACCGCTGCGAGGGACACGTCGGCCAGCTTGCCGCCGGCGTTTACCTGACCGGGGGCACGAGCCTGTTAAAAGGGATTGACGTGGTGGCCCGTGAAGTGTTTGGAATGAAGGTAACGCGCGCTGGTTCAGCTCCCGTCAGTGGTGTGACCGCCACTTTCGAGAACCCTCAGTTCTCCGCACCCATCGGTCTCATTCGTTATGCGCAGATTCTGGATCAAGAGAAGCCCTTCCTGTCACCGCTCAAAAGGCTGGCACACCGGATGGCCGACCTCCTCTCTGTCGCCATCTGA